Proteins encoded by one window of Homoserinimonas aerilata:
- the rpsK gene encoding 30S ribosomal protein S11 yields MAAPKSAARKPRRKEKKNVAVGQAHIKSTFNNTIVTITDPTGAVLSWSSSGVVGFKGSRKSTPYAAQMSAESAARQAQEHGVKKVDVFVKGPGSGRETAIRSLQAAGLEVGSINDVTPQAHNGCRPPKRRRV; encoded by the coding sequence TTGGCAGCACCCAAGTCGGCAGCTCGCAAGCCGCGTCGTAAAGAGAAGAAGAACGTTGCCGTGGGCCAGGCCCACATCAAGTCGACGTTCAACAACACCATCGTCACCATCACCGACCCCACGGGTGCGGTGCTCAGCTGGTCGTCCTCGGGCGTCGTCGGCTTCAAGGGATCGCGTAAGTCGACCCCCTACGCCGCACAGATGTCCGCAGAGTCGGCAGCTCGCCAGGCGCAGGAGCATGGCGTCAAGAAGGTCGACGTCTTCGTGAAGGGACCGGGTTCGGGTCGTGAGACCGCCATCCGTTCGCTTCAGGCAGCAGGCCTCGAGGTCGGCAGCATCAACGATGTGACGCCGCAGGCGCACAACGGATGCCGTCCCCCCAAGCGTCGCCGCGTCTAA
- the rpsM gene encoding 30S ribosomal protein S13 → MARLAGVDIPRDKRVEVALTYIYGVGRTKALQALTATDIDVNIRVKDLTDDQLVALRDYIEGNYKVEGDLRREVAADIRRKVEIGSYQGIRHRRGLPVHGQRTKTNARTRKGPKRTVAGKKKAR, encoded by the coding sequence ATGGCTCGTCTAGCAGGCGTAGACATTCCGCGCGACAAGCGCGTTGAAGTCGCACTCACCTACATCTACGGTGTCGGCCGTACCAAGGCGCTTCAGGCGCTCACGGCAACCGACATCGATGTGAACATCCGCGTCAAGGACCTCACCGACGACCAGCTCGTCGCGCTGCGCGACTACATCGAGGGCAACTACAAGGTGGAGGGTGACCTCCGCCGCGAGGTCGCCGCCGACATCCGCCGCAAGGTCGAGATCGGCAGCTACCAGGGCATCCGCCACCGTCGCGGCCTTCCCGTCCACGGCCAGCGCACCAAGACCAACGCGCGTACCCGCAAGGGCCCGAAGCGCACCGTCGCCGGCAAGAAGAAGGCCCGATAG
- the rpmJ gene encoding 50S ribosomal protein L36 produces MKVNPSVKPICDHCKVIRRHGNVMVICKSNPRHKQRQG; encoded by the coding sequence ATGAAGGTCAACCCCAGCGTCAAGCCCATCTGTGACCACTGCAAGGTGATTCGTCGCCACGGCAACGTCATGGTCATCTGCAAGTCCAACCCGCGCCACAAGCAGCGCCAGGGCTGA
- the infA gene encoding translation initiation factor IF-1, producing MAKKDGVIEIEGSVVEALPNAMFRVELSNGHRVLAHISGKMRQHYIRILPEDRVIVELSPYDLTRGRIVYRYK from the coding sequence ATGGCCAAAAAAGACGGTGTCATCGAGATCGAAGGATCCGTAGTCGAAGCCCTGCCCAACGCGATGTTCCGCGTTGAGCTCAGCAACGGCCACAGGGTTCTCGCCCACATCTCGGGCAAGATGCGCCAGCACTACATCCGCATCCTCCCCGAGGACCGCGTGATCGTGGAGCTGAGCCCCTATGACCTGACCCGCGGCCGCATCGTCTATCGCTACAAGTAG
- the map gene encoding type I methionyl aminopeptidase — MAGLGRRNIYKSPAQLRLMLAPGVLTAKALDAVRAEIRPGVTTIELDAIAEKVIRDGGGEPNFALVPGYHHTICASVNEDVVHGIPGPRVIEAGDIVSIDCGAQVEGWNGDSAITVVVPDASRPELVAERQRLSDVTEISLWHGVAALARASHLNEVGGAIEDFIDSEGTFGILEDYVGHGIGRSMHEAPTVFNYRVRDRGPAVKPGLCVAIEPMVTLGGIDTFVREDDWTIATSDGTAAAHWEHSVAVHAGGIWVTTAHDGGAAQLKPLGVTPVPIP, encoded by the coding sequence ATGGCCGGCCTCGGTAGGCGGAACATCTACAAGTCGCCCGCACAGCTTCGGCTGATGCTCGCCCCCGGCGTGCTCACGGCGAAAGCCCTCGACGCGGTACGCGCAGAGATCCGCCCCGGTGTGACCACGATCGAGCTCGACGCCATCGCCGAGAAGGTCATCCGCGACGGCGGCGGCGAACCGAACTTCGCGCTCGTCCCCGGGTACCACCACACGATCTGCGCATCCGTCAATGAGGATGTCGTGCACGGCATCCCCGGCCCGCGTGTCATCGAGGCCGGAGACATCGTATCGATCGACTGTGGTGCGCAGGTCGAGGGCTGGAATGGCGACTCGGCCATCACGGTCGTCGTCCCCGACGCCTCCCGCCCCGAACTCGTCGCGGAGCGGCAGCGGCTCTCCGACGTCACCGAGATCTCGCTGTGGCACGGCGTCGCCGCGCTCGCGAGGGCCAGCCATCTCAACGAGGTCGGTGGCGCGATCGAGGACTTCATCGACTCTGAGGGCACCTTCGGCATCCTCGAGGACTATGTCGGTCACGGCATCGGGCGCTCCATGCATGAGGCCCCCACGGTGTTCAACTATCGGGTGCGCGATCGTGGCCCCGCGGTCAAGCCGGGGCTGTGCGTCGCGATCGAGCCCATGGTCACGCTCGGTGGCATCGACACCTTCGTCCGGGAGGACGACTGGACGATCGCGACGAGCGACGGCACCGCGGCTGCCCACTGGGAGCACAGCGTCGCGGTGCACGCCGGCGGCATCTGGGTCACGACCGCCCATGACGGTGGTGCGGCCCAGCTGAAGCCGCTCGGGGTCACCCCCGTCCCGATCCCTTAG
- a CDS encoding adenylate kinase, which yields MTARLLLIGPPGAGKGTQAVRLAEAYGIPAISTGDIFRSNVKNETELGKKAKAFMDAGDNVPDSLTNALIRDRLAEEDAAEGFLLDGYPRTTDQVRELQDFLAGHDTALDVVVELVADPDVVVERLRKRAIEQGRSDDDENVVRHRLDVYREQTEPLIDIYDARGILIKIDAIGAVDDVTARIIDGLAARGIVANAPSATN from the coding sequence AAGGGCACGCAGGCCGTGCGGCTGGCTGAGGCCTATGGCATCCCCGCGATCTCCACGGGCGACATCTTCCGCAGCAATGTGAAGAACGAGACCGAGCTCGGCAAGAAGGCGAAGGCGTTCATGGACGCCGGCGACAATGTGCCCGATTCGCTCACGAACGCGCTCATCCGTGACCGCCTCGCCGAAGAGGACGCGGCCGAAGGCTTCCTGCTCGACGGCTACCCGCGCACGACCGATCAGGTCCGCGAACTCCAGGACTTCCTCGCTGGCCACGACACCGCGCTTGACGTTGTCGTCGAGCTGGTCGCCGATCCGGATGTCGTGGTCGAGCGGCTGCGTAAGCGCGCGATCGAGCAGGGCCGCAGCGACGACGACGAGAACGTGGTTCGCCACCGCCTCGACGTCTACCGTGAGCAGACCGAGCCGCTCATCGACATCTACGACGCCCGGGGCATCCTGATCAAGATCGATGCGATCGGTGCCGTCGACGACGTCACCGCCCGCATCATCGATGGCCTCGCAGCCCGGGGGATCGTCGCGAACGCCCCCAGCGCCACGAACTGA